The following is a genomic window from Helicobacter sp. NHP19-003.
AGATGTGATTTTATTCCCGGCGATGAAGCCCGAGAACAAGGACAACCATGCCTAATTATTTTTTAGAACAAAACGACCCCGAGCTGTTCGGGCTGGTTAAGGATGAGTGGGTGCGCCAAAACACCCACCTAGAGATGATTGCCAGCGAAAACTACACCTTTGAGAGCGTGATGGAGGCGATGGGCAGCGTTTTAACCAATAAATACGCGGAGGGCTATCCATCTAAACGCTACTATGGGGGCTGTGAGGTGGTGGACAAAATCGAGAGCCTCGCCATCGAGAGGGCGAAAAAGCTTTTTAATTGCGCCTTTGTTAATGTGCAACCCCACTCGGGTAGCCAAGCGAATATGGCGATCTACCACGCCCTATTGAAGCCTCATGACAAAATTTTAAGCATGGAGCTTAGCAGTGGGGGGCATCTAACCCACGCTTCAAAAGTGAGCATGACAGGGCAACACTTCCAGGGTTTTCACTATGGAGTCAACGCCAAAGGGTGGATCGACTATGAGGAGGTGCATGAAATCGCCCAAATTGTGCGCCCTAAGATCATCGTTTGTGGGTATTCGGCTTACCCTAGAGAGATTGATTTTAAACGCTTTAGGCAGATCGCCGACTCTGTGGGGGCGTATTTAATGGGCGACATCGCCCACATCGCCGGGCTCGTGGTGGCCGGCGAGCACCCCCACCCCTTGCCCCATTGCCATGTCATCAGCAGTACCACACACAAGACTTTAAGAGGGCCTAGGGGCGGGCTGGTTTTCACCAATGATGAAGAGATCGCCACTAAAGTCAACAAAGCCCTATTCCCGGGCACCCAGGGTGGCCCCTTAATGCATGTCATTGCGGGCAAGGCGGCGGGGTTTTTAGAAAACCTTAAACCCGAATGGCGCAACTATGCCAAGGCGGTGAAGACACACACGCAGGTTTTGGTGCAGGGCTTGTTAGAGCAGGGCTTTCATTTGGTGAGCGGGGGGAGCGATAACCACTTGTTGGTGATGCGTTTTGAGGACTTTAGCGGCAAAGAGGCAGAGGAGGCTTTAGGCAGGGCGGGGATCATTGTGAATAAAAACACGGTGCCCGGCGACATGCGCAGCCCCCTCATCACTAGCGGGATTAGACTAGGCGCAGCGGCCCTCACCAGCCGCGGGCTAGACTCTAAAGATTTTGCCTTCATCGCCGTCAAGATCGCCCAGGTTTTAAACAACATCAAGGGCGATCAGAGCGGCGTTTACAAAGAAATTGAGGCGTTTAGTCAAGGGCACCCAACCTACACACAGCCCATTTTTTAAGGAACAGCATGGTCGAAATGGATTTAAAGTTAATCAAAATGCAAACGGGTTTTTACTACGCCCTAAAACCGGGCTTAGGGCAGAGGGTAACCCACATGGGGCGTTGTTATTACGATAAGTTTGAAAAGGTAGAAGACACTCTCACTTCTGCGCTGATCCAAAAACACTGGAAAAGGGAATTGACAATTGCCCACGCCTTGTTGCTCCCCAACAATAAAGTAGAAAACATTGTGTTTGACTACAATGGGCGCAACCCCGAACGCTTTTACCACAAGGCGCAACTCTTGCTAAGAGAGGAAGGGTTTATGAACTTCACTGCCTACGAGAGCAAGACTCCCGGGCATTTGCACCTCTACATCCACAAGGGGCACACCGAGCTTAGCGAGGGTTACCGATTAGCCCGCACCTTATCCATGAAGTTGGCGCAGGGCTTGCCCAATGAGTGGCGTACCTTCCCCAACAGCGATTTACCGCCCTACTTCAATATTCTAATTTTGCCTTATGAAGTTTACGCCAAAGAACGGGGCGCAAGCTGGGCACGCCATATGTAAAGAAAGGATCACAATGGACAATAAAAACGAATTTGGCGAACTTGACCCAAGTCTTAAAAGACAGGTGGATGCAGCCATAGAGGAGGAGCAAAAGAGCTCAGGGTTTAAAAAGGTACTGTTGGTCGTGGCCATCGCTTTGATCATTTTGGTGGTGGTGGTTGTGGTGTTTTACAAGAGCACAAGGGAGCCGGCCAAAAGTGCGTCTGTGCCCCCTGAGAAAAACATGCAAAAAGTCGGCAATGCCCACGACTTTGAAAGCTTGACTTTAGAACCCACGGTGAAAAAGCCCGAGGAAGACCGCTTTGACAAGATCGTTAAGGACATCCAAAGCAAGCAAAACCAACCCGCTGTAGACAACACGAGCAACACAGACAATAAGTTAAACGCCCTGCCTGCAAGTCCACTAGACAAGCCTGCCTCCATCCACACGCCCCCCTGCCCCCCGCCCCCATCAAGGAACAAGCGTATAAGGCAGAGCATAAAACAGAGCACCACGAAGCCCCCAAAGCGCACCACGAAGTTCAAGAAAAAAGCGCACAAGCCCACACAGAGGTGCACAGGGCAGAGCACAAGCCCGTCCACCACAACCAAGAAGCCCATAAAGTGGCGCATCGCGAAAAACCAGAACACCCCACGCACAGGGCAGAGCACAAGCCCGTCCACCCCGCACATAAACCAGAGCATAAACCCGAGTACACAGCGCACAATGAGCATAAGAGCGCCACGCACCCAGCCAAACGCCCCGCTCAAGTCGGCTTACCCAAAGGTTTTTACTTACAAGTGGGCGTGTTTAGTAAAACCCCCAATGAGAAATTCCTAGAGGCGATCAAGCCTTATCCGCACAGAGTGCAAGACTTTAAGGGACAAAAACGCTATTTGATCGGTCCCTTTGAGAGCCAAGAAAAAGCCGATGAAGAGCTAGAAAAAGTGAGTAAAGATGTGGCTAAACCCGTGCATGTGCAGATCAAATAGCCCATTATCAGCTCAAATACAGCTTGCATGGGGTATAATCCGCTTTCTTTTTATTTTTAAAAAAGGATTGCTATGAACGCTGTGCATTCTGAAAAGGCTCCTAGGGCCATTGGTCCTTACTCTCAAGCGGTTGCCACCGAGCATCTTGTGTTTGTGTCCGGGCAGTTGGGCATCAACCCTGCGACAGGTGAATTTGCCGGCGCAGATATTAAAGCGCAAGCCA
Proteins encoded in this region:
- a CDS encoding serine hydroxymethyltransferase codes for the protein MPNYFLEQNDPELFGLVKDEWVRQNTHLEMIASENYTFESVMEAMGSVLTNKYAEGYPSKRYYGGCEVVDKIESLAIERAKKLFNCAFVNVQPHSGSQANMAIYHALLKPHDKILSMELSSGGHLTHASKVSMTGQHFQGFHYGVNAKGWIDYEEVHEIAQIVRPKIIVCGYSAYPREIDFKRFRQIADSVGAYLMGDIAHIAGLVVAGEHPHPLPHCHVISSTTHKTLRGPRGGLVFTNDEEIATKVNKALFPGTQGGPLMHVIAGKAAGFLENLKPEWRNYAKAVKTHTQVLVQGLLEQGFHLVSGGSDNHLLVMRFEDFSGKEAEEALGRAGIIVNKNTVPGDMRSPLITSGIRLGAAALTSRGLDSKDFAFIAVKIAQVLNNIKGDQSGVYKEIEAFSQGHPTYTQPIF
- a CDS encoding DUF1882 domain-containing protein, producing the protein MVEMDLKLIKMQTGFYYALKPGLGQRVTHMGRCYYDKFEKVEDTLTSALIQKHWKRELTIAHALLLPNNKVENIVFDYNGRNPERFYHKAQLLLREEGFMNFTAYESKTPGHLHLYIHKGHTELSEGYRLARTLSMKLAQGLPNEWRTFPNSDLPPYFNILILPYEVYAKERGASWARHM
- a CDS encoding SPOR domain-containing protein, whose product is MDNKNEFGELDPSLKRQVDAAIEEEQKSSGFKKVLLVVAIALIILVVVVVVFYKSTREPAKSASVPPEKNMQKVGNAHDFESLTLEPTVKKPEEDRFDKIVKDIQSKQNQPAVDNTSNTDNKLNALPASPLDKPASIHTPPCPPPPSRNKRIRQSIKQSTTKPPKRTTKFKKKAHKPTQRCTGQSTSPSTTTKKPIKWRIAKNQNTPRTGQSTSPSTPHINQSINPSTQRTMSIRAPRTQPNAPLKSAYPKVFTYKWACLVKPPMRNS